GTCGCCGTCGGCAACCGCGATGGCTACGTCGGCTACGCGGAAGGCCGAGACGACCAGGTCGGGTCTGCCATCCAGAAGGCAATCGGTATCGCAAAGCTGAACATCATCAAGGTCCCGCGTGGCTCCGGTTCGTGGGAGGACCGTTCGGACCGTCCACACTCGCTGACCCGCCAGACGACCGGCAAGGCCGGCTCCGTCGAGGTCGAGGTTATTCCAGCCCCTGAGGGGCTCGGACTCGCCGCGAGTGATACGGTTCACGCCGTCCTCGATCTCGCCGGCATCGAAAACGCCTGGACCAAGAGTCACGGCAACACCCGCACGACGGTGAACCTCGCGAAGGCGACGTTCAACGCACTCGAGAACGCCTCGCAGTCGCGCCAGCCACAGATGCGTGGTGCCGCTGACAGTGACAGCGACGAAGCCGAGGTGGCTGACCAATGAAGGCCGTCGTTCAGGTTCGCGGTGAGGTAAACCGCAACCAGGATATCCAGGACACCCTGGAGATGCTCAACATCCACGAAAACAACCACTGCGCGCTCGTTCCCGAGACCGACGCCTACATCGGCATGGTCAACAAGGTCAACGACTTCGTTGCCCACGGGGAGCCTGACGCCGAGGTACTCGAGACGCTGCTCGCCAAGCGAGCGGAGCCACTCGAGGGGCGCCAGTCTGACGTGGACGAGGAGTGGCTCGCCGAGAACACCGACTACGACGAGTTCGGTGCGCTCGCCGAGGCACTGCTCGACGAGGAGACGACCCTTCGCGAGCAGGGACTGTCGCCAACGCTGCGACTGCACCCACCGCGTGGCGGTCACGACGGGATCAAGAAGCCGACCGCGGAGGGCGGCCAACTCGGAAAGCATACAACCGAGGAAATTAACGTCCTGTTAGAATCGATGCGATAACAATGACGAGCAAAAAACGACGCCAGCGTGGATCGCGTACCCACAGCGGTGGCTCCCACAAGAATCGACGTGGAGCCGGTCATCGTGGTGGGCGCGGACGCGCCGGGCGAAGCAAACACGAGTTCCACAACTACGAACCGAAGGGCAAACACGGCTTCAAGCGACCCCAGGGGATCCGCGAGAACGTCGCGGAGATCGACATCCAGAAGCTAGATGAAGATGCGATCCTCTACGTCGCCGAGGACGAAGCCGAAGAGACTGACGACGGCTACCAACTCGACGCACGCGATATCGTCGAGGATGGCTACGAGGCCGACGTCGTCAAGGTGCTTGGCTCCGGACAGGTCCGGAACGCACTCGAGGTGACGGCCGATGCTTTCTCCGATGCAGCCCGCGAGAAGATTGAGGCTGCAGGCGGCGAGGCCGTCCTTTCCGAGCGTGCGCAGGAAGCGGCTGAAGCGGAGGCGGAAGCCGACGCTGACGCTGAAGACGCCGACGACGAACAGGACGAGGAGTAACATATGGGATGGAAGGAAGCCGCTGAACCGGTCTTAACGCGGATGCCCGCAGTGCGCCGTCCAGAGGGGCACGTCCCCTTCAAGCGCAAGCTAGCGTGGACGGCCGGCATCCTGATGTTGTACTTCTTCCTGACGAACATCACACTGCTCGGTATCGAAGCCGGGCAGGCAGACGACCTCTTCGGGGAGTTCCGTGCTATTCTCGCGGGCGAGCACATGTCCCTGCTGCAGGTCGGTATCGGACCAATCGTCACGGCAAGCATCGTCTTGCAGTTGCTCGGTGGAGCGAACCTGCTGGGTCTCGATACGGATGACCCGCGTGATCAGGTCCTCTACCAGGGACTGCAGAAACTGCTCGTCATCGTGATGACGGCGCTGACTGCGCTTCCGATGGTGTTCGCCGGCGGCTTCCTGCCAGCTCAGCAGTCGCTAACGCTAGGCGGATTCACCTTCGACCACACCCAGATCCAGCTGCTGATGTTCACCCAGATCTTCATTGGCGGCGTCCTCATCCTCTACATGGACGAGGTCGTCAGTAAATGGGGAATCGGCAGCGGGATTGGGCTGTTCATCGTTGCCGGTGTGAGCCAGCGCCTCGTGACCGGGTTCATCCAGCCCGCCGAAGGTGGGTTCTTCTACAACTGGTACCTGATACTCACGGGTCAGATGGAGATCGGTTCCCTGGTCTCCGGTGACGGGTTGTACACCCTACTGATGGGTGACGGCGGACAGATCATCGCGCTACTGACGACGATCCTGATCTTCGCGATCGTCGTCTACGCGGAGTCCGTGCGAGTGGAGATCCCGCTCAGCCACGCCCGCGTGAAGGGTGCTCGTGGTCGCTTCCCAGTGAAGCTCATCTACGCGAGCGTCCTGCCAATGATCCTCGTTCGGGCGCTGCAGGCCAACATCCAGTTCATGGGCCAGATCATGTACTCCCAGCTGGGAGACGACATGCCGTCCGTGCTTGGAACCTTCGGCCCCGACGGGCAGCCCGTCGGTGGGTTCTTCTACTACACGGCACCGATCTACTCGCCCGAAGACTGGATGTGGTGGACCGGTGAAGTCGCCCAGCAAGCCTGGATGGTGATGATCCGCATCGGCGTCGACCTGACGTTCATGGTCATCGGCGGTGCCATCTTCGCTATCTTCTGGGTCGAAACCACCAACATGGGCCCCGAAGCGACCGCCCAGCAGATCCAGAACTCCGGCATGCAGATCCCCGGCTTCCGACAGAACGTCGGCGTCATCGAGAAGGTCATGGAGCGGTACATCCCGCAGGTGACCGTCATCGGTGGTGCACTCGTCGGCCTGCTCGCCGTCTGGGCGAACATGCTCGGGACGATCGGTGCGGTTACCGGGACCGGCCTGCTGCTGGCTGTCTCCATCACCTACAAGCTCTACGAGGAGATCGCCGAAGAGCAGATGATGGAGATGCACCCGATGATGCGCCAGATGTTTGGCAAGGAGTGAACAAGATTTAACAAAGCGGAGATAATCTCCGCATTGTTGTCTTTCTGTTGTATAACAAACGGGAGTTACAACTAAACTTATTAACCCCTTTCTCGTCTCGCGGCTTATGGCAGATGGACCGACGATAAGTCCCGACGATGTGAGCCCTCACGTCCACGTTAAGATTAGCAAAGAGAAAAAAATCGAGTGGCTCAACTACGCCTTCGAACACTACAGAGGTAATCTATCTACGCTCGTCGTCGAGGCAGTCGATAACACCATCAACGACGAATGGGTTCTTGCTGGCGAAGACACGGGGGAAGAGGTGAACGTGGACTTTTCCGGGGTGGACGACGACCTCGATGAAATCAAGGGACAGATGTCAGCCCTCGCGGAACAGGTAGACGCACTCACGCTTGCACAAACCGAACCCGAAGGCTACGAGGAATTGGATAGAGACGAACTCCTAACACTGGCTAACCGAGTGCGCGATGTACTGCCCGAGGTGCCGAACGAGTGGGTTCTCACACACATACTTCAGGAGACTGTGGCTGACGATGTCGACCACCCGGAGACATCGGGCTCGGCCGAAGACATCGCTGAGTACCTCGGGGAACACAGGCACCACGTACACGATGCGGCAGTCCTGCTGGAGCAGGAACCGGAGGTTGAGAGTGTCCTCGATGGCAGCGTGCGGAGATGGTACGTGCGGAACCCTACCCTATCGGTTGACGATTATGTTGGAGACCCCGAAGACCTCCCAGATGGGAGCTTCGCCACAGGGGATACGGTTGACCGCGAAGGGCAGAAAGAACTCTACGAGCAGAGCCAGGAGGAGAAATGACGACACGGAACGATGAGGGTCAGTTTGGGACTAAGTACGAGCTGACGGAGTACGAGGAGCTGTACGACCAGTACTCGACATGGGTTGGCATCAACGCGGAAAAAGAAACGACCGAAACACGCCTGAAGGCTGGTGTCCGAGCATGGCTTCACTGGTGCGAGGAGAACGGGGTGGACCCGGTAACTGCGGAAGAAAACGACGTACGAGCCTACATCCAATATCTCCAAGTGGAGGATGCCGCGGATACGACAATAACGCGTCGGGTCGCCAGCGTCAGTAAGTACTACCACGGACTCAAACACGATGTGACTGCGCCATGGGAACTTGAGCGGAACCCCACGGCCGACATCAACCTCCGAAAGGACTACAAAATCAAGAATACAGCCGACTACGTCTCTGTCCTACATCAAGAAGAGCGTAAAGACATCATAGCCCTCCCACCGGAGCAAATCGAGCCGCTCGTCGAACACGTCCCCGGAAAGAGACCCGCTACCCGAACACGTAATTCTCTAATTGTAAGAC
The DNA window shown above is from Natrialba magadii ATCC 43099 and carries:
- a CDS encoding 30S ribosomal protein S5 — its product is MSNYNDSGWEPVTRLGRMVQEGEIDTMEAALNSGLPLKEPELVDQLLPGLDDEVLDINMVQRMTDSGRRVKFRCVVAVGNRDGYVGYAEGRDDQVGSAIQKAIGIAKLNIIKVPRGSGSWEDRSDRPHSLTRQTTGKAGSVEVEVIPAPEGLGLAASDTVHAVLDLAGIENAWTKSHGNTRTTVNLAKATFNALENASQSRQPQMRGAADSDSDEAEVADQ
- a CDS encoding 50S ribosomal protein L30 — translated: MKAVVQVRGEVNRNQDIQDTLEMLNIHENNHCALVPETDAYIGMVNKVNDFVAHGEPDAEVLETLLAKRAEPLEGRQSDVDEEWLAENTDYDEFGALAEALLDEETTLREQGLSPTLRLHPPRGGHDGIKKPTAEGGQLGKHTTEEINVLLESMR
- a CDS encoding uL15m family ribosomal protein, with translation MTSKKRRQRGSRTHSGGSHKNRRGAGHRGGRGRAGRSKHEFHNYEPKGKHGFKRPQGIRENVAEIDIQKLDEDAILYVAEDEAEETDDGYQLDARDIVEDGYEADVVKVLGSGQVRNALEVTADAFSDAAREKIEAAGGEAVLSERAQEAAEAEAEADADAEDADDEQDEE
- the secY gene encoding preprotein translocase subunit SecY produces the protein MGWKEAAEPVLTRMPAVRRPEGHVPFKRKLAWTAGILMLYFFLTNITLLGIEAGQADDLFGEFRAILAGEHMSLLQVGIGPIVTASIVLQLLGGANLLGLDTDDPRDQVLYQGLQKLLVIVMTALTALPMVFAGGFLPAQQSLTLGGFTFDHTQIQLLMFTQIFIGGVLILYMDEVVSKWGIGSGIGLFIVAGVSQRLVTGFIQPAEGGFFYNWYLILTGQMEIGSLVSGDGLYTLLMGDGGQIIALLTTILIFAIVVYAESVRVEIPLSHARVKGARGRFPVKLIYASVLPMILVRALQANIQFMGQIMYSQLGDDMPSVLGTFGPDGQPVGGFFYYTAPIYSPEDWMWWTGEVAQQAWMVMIRIGVDLTFMVIGGAIFAIFWVETTNMGPEATAQQIQNSGMQIPGFRQNVGVIEKVMERYIPQVTVIGGALVGLLAVWANMLGTIGAVTGTGLLLAVSITYKLYEEIAEEQMMEMHPMMRQMFGKE